Proteins encoded together in one Neobacillus sp. FSL H8-0543 window:
- a CDS encoding YwdI family protein, translating into MNISVDKLLSKIEQELKHAKNSSQSESLRERVYSIKILCELILDEKPVKSETPVTTITFQSAVNQQAVHQPVIGQQVFQQPVSLNQPKKIEMDDEANGDSLLDF; encoded by the coding sequence ATGAATATTTCAGTAGATAAATTATTATCAAAAATAGAGCAAGAATTAAAGCATGCAAAAAACAGCTCGCAGTCAGAAAGCTTGCGGGAGCGGGTATACTCTATTAAAATATTATGCGAACTCATCCTTGATGAGAAGCCAGTGAAAAGTGAGACACCAGTTACTACTATAACTTTTCAGTCAGCTGTGAATCAGCAAGCAGTTCATCAGCCAGTGATAGGCCAACAAGTTTTCCAACAGCCTGTTTCATTAAACCAGCCGAAAAAGATAGAAATGGACGACGAAGCAAACGGCGACTCACTACTCGATTTTTAA
- a CDS encoding aldehyde ferredoxin oxidoreductase N-terminal domain-containing protein — MKGYQGKILRVDLSNRKITKIETKKYAEYVGGHGIGSAIFWDLCKDKTIDGFDPANVVTIMGSPISGTITPSGSGRCEVTGIGVQSYPIGWYTRSNFGGRFSGMMKYAGWDGIVIEGKADKPVWIDVRNSDVKIRDADGLWGLSTWEAQEEIWEVVNKSVTKDGWKALSSSRDAGFTTQKPAVLAIGQAGENLGRSACLIHDAGNGAGQGGFGGVWGSKNLKAISVIGTGSIETDDPNALIEARIAAKNNYAYNFDDPKVGWNRFSSSPTLGGFYDREEESRPQSCMGCIAGCRARTASGLGSESSCVETIFYADFNRRKFGKQTRDAYVATDLLQKYGINAYEAWRGLEYLEKLYKLGVLGPGKEIDCPLDFEQLGTAEFAEEFLRMTAFREGIGDDFAEGFVRAAERWGRLEEDWKTGILVYPYWGCPDHMYDPRAEIEWGYASIVGDRDMNQHDFNGLYWDPTKDILGGKQPYLSAEEVTKVIAEKLVPFENNPKMLDFSLENAYSEDMAKLVSWTQIYGRFWKNSVLFCDWRWPDLYNPNAPDNSGLTGDEGEPKFLNAIIGGNMTFSEGMETGRKIWNLDNAIYTLQGRHRDLVKFADYIYDIPYDGGLMGSYYLPGIENGEWKYIDTKGRKLDRDKFEEWKTKYYKLEGWDPETGWPTRSALKTLGLNHVADELEKRSLLGKE, encoded by the coding sequence GTGAAAGGATATCAGGGTAAGATTTTACGAGTCGATCTATCAAATAGAAAAATTACCAAAATAGAAACGAAAAAATATGCGGAATATGTGGGCGGCCATGGGATCGGTTCTGCAATATTTTGGGATTTGTGTAAGGACAAGACAATTGATGGATTTGACCCAGCGAATGTAGTTACGATTATGGGATCACCAATTTCCGGAACGATTACTCCATCTGGTTCAGGTAGATGTGAAGTAACGGGTATCGGAGTACAGTCTTATCCGATTGGATGGTATACACGCAGTAATTTTGGTGGAAGATTTTCCGGGATGATGAAATATGCAGGTTGGGACGGTATTGTGATTGAGGGAAAAGCAGATAAGCCTGTATGGATCGATGTCCGAAACAGCGATGTAAAAATTCGGGATGCAGATGGGTTATGGGGACTTAGCACCTGGGAAGCACAAGAAGAAATTTGGGAAGTAGTAAATAAGTCTGTTACCAAGGATGGTTGGAAAGCCCTCAGTTCTAGTCGAGATGCAGGGTTTACCACGCAAAAGCCTGCCGTTCTTGCTATTGGACAGGCAGGTGAAAACCTGGGTAGATCCGCATGTTTAATCCATGATGCCGGTAATGGTGCAGGTCAAGGTGGATTTGGTGGTGTATGGGGTTCAAAGAATTTGAAAGCGATCAGTGTGATTGGTACAGGTAGTATTGAGACAGATGACCCTAATGCCCTAATTGAGGCTCGGATTGCCGCAAAAAATAATTATGCCTATAACTTTGATGATCCTAAAGTTGGTTGGAATCGGTTTAGTTCGTCTCCTACTCTGGGTGGATTTTATGATCGAGAGGAGGAATCACGGCCACAATCCTGTATGGGATGTATTGCTGGTTGTCGTGCTAGAACGGCCTCGGGTCTTGGTAGTGAGTCTTCCTGTGTAGAAACCATTTTTTATGCTGATTTCAACAGGAGGAAATTTGGGAAGCAGACAAGGGATGCGTATGTAGCAACTGACTTATTACAAAAGTATGGAATTAATGCCTATGAGGCATGGCGAGGGTTAGAATATCTTGAAAAGTTGTACAAATTGGGTGTGTTAGGCCCAGGTAAAGAAATTGATTGTCCTTTAGATTTTGAGCAATTAGGGACGGCTGAATTTGCTGAAGAGTTTTTACGAATGACCGCCTTTCGGGAGGGTATAGGCGATGATTTTGCAGAAGGGTTCGTACGGGCAGCAGAGCGTTGGGGTAGATTGGAAGAGGATTGGAAAACAGGGATTCTGGTTTATCCTTATTGGGGTTGTCCTGATCATATGTATGACCCGCGCGCAGAAATAGAGTGGGGATATGCCTCAATAGTTGGCGACAGAGATATGAATCAGCACGATTTTAATGGGTTGTACTGGGATCCAACAAAAGACATTTTAGGAGGAAAACAACCATATTTATCTGCAGAGGAGGTCACAAAAGTAATTGCCGAAAAGCTGGTACCCTTTGAGAATAATCCAAAAATGTTAGATTTTAGCCTTGAGAATGCATATTCAGAAGATATGGCGAAATTGGTTTCGTGGACACAAATATACGGTAGATTTTGGAAGAATTCAGTGCTTTTCTGTGATTGGCGTTGGCCTGATCTTTATAATCCTAATGCACCAGATAATAGCGGCCTCACAGGAGATGAAGGTGAGCCTAAGTTCCTTAATGCCATCATAGGAGGAAATATGACGTTCAGTGAGGGTATGGAGACTGGCCGGAAAATTTGGAATTTAGATAATGCGATATATACCCTGCAAGGACGTCACCGCGATTTGGTTAAGTTTGCTGACTATATCTATGATATTCCGTATGACGGAGGCCTAATGGGCAGTTACTATTTACCTGGGATTGAAAATGGGGAGTGGAAGTATATTGACACAAAGGGTAGAAAATTGGATAGAGATAAGTTTGAGGAATGGAAAACTAAGTACTATAAGTTAGAAGGTTGGGACCCGGAGACTGGTTGGCCAACAAGATCCGCACTTAAAACATTAGGTTTAAACCACGTGGCAGATGAGCTTGAGAAGAGGAGTTTACTAGGAAAGGAATAA
- a CDS encoding DUF2294 domain-containing protein, with amino-acid sequence MSEPSYFQDKRTIECRLTNKERRQLQHEMKIHLEKYFKGLIGKAADYTKVIIWDDTVIIQGEGFLTEPEKFVARGTRGGNLVKQTRMQVAQQFAKDNVPYFEEKLGANCIHQTFDVEANKDFWIHVMVFDQLLIEIK; translated from the coding sequence GTGTCTGAACCGAGTTATTTTCAAGATAAAAGAACGATTGAATGTAGATTAACGAATAAGGAAAGAAGACAGCTGCAGCACGAAATGAAGATTCATCTAGAAAAATATTTTAAAGGATTAATTGGTAAAGCGGCTGATTATACAAAAGTGATCATCTGGGACGATACAGTGATTATTCAAGGGGAAGGGTTCTTAACAGAACCAGAAAAGTTTGTTGCTAGAGGAACCAGGGGTGGTAATCTAGTAAAGCAAACGCGCATGCAAGTCGCCCAGCAATTTGCAAAAGACAATGTTCCTTATTTTGAGGAGAAATTAGGAGCAAATTGTATACATCAAACATTTGATGTGGAAGCGAACAAAGACTTTTGGATCCACGTAATGGTTTTTGACCAGTTATTGATTGAAATAAAGTAA
- a CDS encoding DUF423 domain-containing protein, with product MKAFIIIGAINAFIAVALGAFGAHGLADKLEPKYLDIWKTGVTYQMFHATGILVIGLLLSKVTTSPQFTWAGWMMLLGIILFSGSLYVLSLTKIGILGAITPLGGVCFLAAWVLIIIGAVKHL from the coding sequence ATGAAAGCATTTATTATTATTGGAGCGATTAACGCCTTTATTGCCGTGGCACTAGGTGCCTTTGGGGCTCATGGATTAGCAGACAAACTCGAACCCAAATACTTAGACATTTGGAAAACGGGTGTCACCTATCAAATGTTTCATGCGACAGGAATATTAGTGATTGGCTTGTTACTTAGTAAGGTAACGACTAGCCCACAATTCACTTGGGCTGGCTGGATGATGCTGCTTGGAATTATACTATTTAGCGGTAGCTTGTATGTTCTTAGCTTAACGAAAATAGGGATACTGGGCGCGATTACTCCATTAGGTGGCGTTTGCTTTTTAGCAGCATGGGTGCTTATTATCATTGGTGCGGTAAAACATTTATAA
- a CDS encoding cytochrome b/b6 domain-containing protein, whose translation MAVLIVCTYWAYESAQLYVFQAGRAGILTNNLLFDTALLAIPVAALLGVFLGTLRYRKEQAMFIEGKIERHDELMFLQHWSNAIGIIILIITGFVLGFLFIPRTVQTAENIGFVMNLHFVGVLFFSFGASFYVTKGLFTGEIQHMMPKKGDLTNMIGHYKAMIFGGVAPKEEKFLSAERVVFPMWIIGVMGITLTGIIKIVTHFLSIPEGFMGVMTFLHGVFAIYMTLMLIAHVIAGAILPASWPLIRSMITGKVTEKYVKHHHEKWYEEIKNNEKALKGSIIETKSNKEKIPTINT comes from the coding sequence TTGGCAGTTTTGATAGTTTGTACTTACTGGGCTTATGAATCAGCCCAATTATATGTTTTTCAAGCAGGGCGAGCAGGCATTCTTACAAATAATTTATTATTTGATACCGCATTGCTAGCCATTCCAGTTGCAGCTTTATTGGGTGTATTCCTTGGTACGTTAAGGTATCGCAAGGAGCAAGCTATGTTCATCGAAGGAAAAATTGAACGACATGATGAACTGATGTTTCTCCAACATTGGTCAAACGCAATCGGAATAATTATTTTAATTATCACAGGGTTTGTCCTAGGTTTCCTCTTTATCCCTAGGACTGTTCAGACAGCTGAAAATATTGGATTTGTAATGAATTTACATTTTGTTGGAGTGTTATTTTTCTCTTTCGGGGCGAGCTTTTATGTCACAAAAGGCTTATTTACTGGAGAAATCCAGCACATGATGCCAAAGAAGGGCGATCTAACAAATATGATTGGTCACTATAAGGCAATGATTTTTGGAGGAGTAGCTCCTAAGGAAGAGAAGTTTTTATCTGCAGAACGTGTTGTGTTCCCAATGTGGATTATCGGGGTTATGGGAATAACCCTAACCGGAATCATTAAAATCGTTACCCATTTTTTGTCGATACCGGAGGGGTTCATGGGTGTAATGACGTTCCTTCACGGAGTTTTCGCTATCTATATGACCTTAATGTTAATTGCGCACGTTATAGCAGGAGCAATATTACCGGCTTCTTGGCCGTTAATTCGTTCGATGATTACTGGTAAGGTAACGGAAAAGTATGTAAAACATCATCATGAAAAATGGTATGAAGAAATCAAAAATAACGAGAAAGCTCTTAAAGGTTCCATAATTGAAACCAAATCAAATAAAGAAAAAATACCAACCATCAATACATAG
- a CDS encoding 4Fe-4S dicluster domain-containing protein, giving the protein MANEPKKSSRRDFIKISSASVIGLSLGALIPGGKWLENEVYAIPASQGYLLVDTKKCQGCSTCTIVCSLAHEGKQNLSLGRIQVQQNPFKAFPDDIKIDQCRQCAYPACVTACPTKALHADKKTGVRLVSPDKCIGCQRCMEACPYETSNAAWNHEDKNGHKCDLCLETPFWKEQGGPNGKQACVQVCPVNAIAFTKEIPVQAGDGGYKVNLRDESWKQLGYPIS; this is encoded by the coding sequence ATGGCAAACGAGCCTAAAAAATCCTCAAGAAGGGATTTTATAAAAATTAGTAGTGCATCCGTCATTGGATTAAGCTTAGGTGCTCTGATTCCTGGAGGAAAATGGTTGGAAAATGAAGTATATGCAATCCCTGCTTCCCAAGGGTACCTATTAGTCGATACGAAAAAGTGTCAAGGTTGTTCTACCTGTACAATTGTATGCTCTTTAGCTCATGAAGGAAAACAAAATCTGTCATTAGGGAGAATTCAGGTACAACAAAATCCGTTTAAAGCATTTCCTGATGATATAAAGATCGATCAATGTAGGCAATGTGCCTATCCTGCCTGTGTAACGGCATGTCCAACAAAAGCTTTGCATGCTGATAAGAAGACCGGTGTCCGCCTTGTATCTCCGGATAAATGTATTGGGTGTCAACGCTGTATGGAGGCTTGTCCGTATGAAACTTCCAATGCGGCCTGGAATCATGAAGATAAAAATGGTCATAAATGCGATCTTTGCTTAGAAACTCCTTTCTGGAAGGAGCAAGGCGGACCAAATGGGAAACAAGCGTGTGTGCAGGTATGTCCGGTAAATGCGATTGCTTTTACCAAAGAGATTCCTGTTCAAGCAGGAGATGGAGGTTACAAAGTCAATCTACGTGACGAATCATGGAAACAATTGGGCTACCCAATTAGTTAG